The following proteins are co-located in the Vigna angularis cultivar LongXiaoDou No.4 chromosome 2, ASM1680809v1, whole genome shotgun sequence genome:
- the LOC108328979 gene encoding uncharacterized protein LOC108328979 isoform X1, producing the protein MRTKPPPSLLSLTIDSAVLNLSDISDLSSIPDHILLDLFLRILRAGKLTEKVLRLFIATGKDEVISLVEALNIRHVLTPVLPTRCSEKF; encoded by the exons ATGAGAACAAAACCACCGCCATCGCTCTTATCCCTCACCATTGACTCGGCCGTCCTCAATCTATCCGACATCTCCGATCTCTCCTCAATCCCTGATCACATCCTCCTCGACCTCTTCCTG AGAATATTAAGAGCTGGGAAACTGACTGAGAAAGTTCTGAGACTGTTCATAGCGACTGGTAAGGATGAAGTGATTTCCCTTGTTGAGGCACTCAATATCCGACATGTTCTGACCCCTGTGCTTCCCACCA GGTGTTCTGAAAAGTTCTAA
- the LOC108328979 gene encoding probable UDP-arabinopyranose mutase 5 isoform X2, with amino-acid sequence MRTKPPPSLLSLTIDSAVLNLSDISDLSSIPDHILLDLFLRILRAGKLTEKVLRLFIATGKDEVISLVEALNIRHVLTPVLPTTVINDNEVDIVIGALHADLTTFMNEWRPIFSRFHLIIVKDPDLKEELQIPEGFRADVYSKADIERVVGSSSSIRFSGYSCRYFGFLISRKKYVVCIDDDCVPAKDNAGYLVDAVAQHVSNLQTPATPFFFNTLYDPFRKGADFVRGYPFSLREGVNCAVSCGLWLNMADLDAPTQALKPRQKNVRYVDAVLTVPARALLPMSGINVAFNREAIGPAIGPALRLTGEGKLRWETVEDIWCGMCVKVICDHLGLGVKTGLPYVWRTERGDAVQSLKKEWEGVKLMEDVVPFFQSLKLPQSATTAEVCMVEIAKAVNEQLGKAHPVFSQAAETMVEWVKLWKTVASG; translated from the exons ATGAGAACAAAACCACCGCCATCGCTCTTATCCCTCACCATTGACTCGGCCGTCCTCAATCTATCCGACATCTCCGATCTCTCCTCAATCCCTGATCACATCCTCCTCGACCTCTTCCTG AGAATATTAAGAGCTGGGAAACTGACTGAGAAAGTTCTGAGACTGTTCATAGCGACTGGTAAGGATGAAGTGATTTCCCTTGTTGAGGCACTCAATATCCGACATGTTCTGACCCCTGTGCTTCCCACCA CAGTTATCAACGATAATGAAGTGGATATTGTGATTGGTGCATTACACGCTGACCTCACAACTTTCATGAATGAATGGAGGCCAATTTTCTCCCGCTTTCACCTGATAATAGTAAAAGATCCTGACCTCAAAGAAGAACTACAAATTCCTGAAGGATTCAGGGCGGATGTGTATTCAAAGGCTGATATTGAGCGAGTGGTGGGTTCTTCCTCTTCTATTCGCTTCTCTGGCTACTCTTGTAGATATTTTGGCTTTCTAATTTCACGGAAAAAGTATGTTGTCTGTATTGATGATGATTGTGTTCCTGCAAAAGATAATGCGGGGTATTTGGTGGATGCTGTGGCTCAGCATGTTTCGAACCTCCAGACTCCTGCCACCCCTTTCTTCTTCAATACACTATATGATCCATTCCGAAAGGGTGCAGATTTTGTTCGTGGTTACCCATTTAGCCTGCGAGAAGGAGTTAATTGTGCTGTGTCATGTGGGCTATGGCTCAATATGGCCGACCTTGATGCTCCAACACAAGCTCTGAAGCCACGGCAGAAGAATGTGCGATATGTAGATGCAGTTTTGACTGTTCCTGCAAGAGCCTTGTTGCCAATGAGTGGAATCAATGTTGCCTTTAACCGTGAAGCTATTGGTCCAGCAATAGGCCCGGCATTGAGATTGACAGGGGAGGGGAAACTGAGGTGGGAAACTGTGGAAGACATATGGTGTGGAATGTGTGTGAAAGTGATCTGTGACCACCTAGGCCTTGGTGTGAAAACTGGGTTACCATATGTCTGGAGAACAGAAAGGGGTGATGCAGTTCAGAGCTTGAAGAAAGAGTGGGAAGGGGTGAAATTGATGGAGGATGTTGTTCCTTTCTTTCAGTCATTGAAGTTGCCACAATCAGCAACTACAGCAGAGGTTTGTATGGTTGAGATTGCCAAAGCAGTGAATGAACAACTAGGGAAGGCTCATCCTGTGTTTTCTCAGGCTGCCGAAACCATGGTAGAGTGGGTCAAGCTCTGGAAGACAGTTGCATCTGGTTGA